A single genomic interval of Epinephelus fuscoguttatus linkage group LG22, E.fuscoguttatus.final_Chr_v1 harbors:
- the ndufb2 gene encoding NADH dehydrogenase [ubiquinone] 1 beta subcomplex subunit 2, mitochondrial, whose protein sequence is MSSFGRALGVLRTGTQLLRRGTQRITTRKASGGPHIEPQYRQYPQLTKKQIFESELLSGAMWFWILWHCWHDPDAVLGHFPWPDASQWTDEELGIPADDEE, encoded by the exons ATGTCTTCTTTTGGACGGGCGCTGGGAGTCCTCCGGACCGGAACTCAGCTGCTCAGACGCGGGACACAAAGAATAACAACCAGAAA GGCCAGCGGCGGACCGCACATCGAGCCGCAGTACAGGCAGTATCCCCAGTTAACCAAGAAACAGATATTCGAGTCCGAGCTGCTCAGCGGGGCCATGTGGTTCTGGATCCTGTGGCACTGCTGGCACGACCCTGATGCAGTACTG GGTCACTTCCCCTGGCCTGATGCCTCCCAGTGGACGGACGAGGAGCTTGGAATTCCAGCAGATGATGAGGAATAA